A DNA window from Paenibacillus andongensis contains the following coding sequences:
- a CDS encoding ABC transporter substrate-binding protein, translated as MEKKWKRASGLLSVVLATSTLLSACGSSTSDDGNKSATDSAKPANSKPYEITMAYIQLNDMPDSNLVSEAISKITKEKINATVKLVPISISAWTQQMNLMLAGSEKLDLMVSSSIIGNFGSQVAKGQLEPLDDLLKKYGKGLVDTVGMDLINGSKIDGKVYGVPSLRDIGSDNGLIMRKDLVDKYKIDLSKIKTWADLDPVFQTIKDNEPGLAPLVQQTNTGMPGTNMYNSIVDTLGDNLGVLADPGNSTKIVNLFETKEFTDAIALARKWYQAGYIMKDIATSQETGVNLVKAGKAFSYTSNMKPGFEAQETNLSGKEMVAVRLTKPLQTSVSITGFMMSITKNSQDPERAMQFMNMMYTDKDIANLVSLGIEGKHYVKKSDNIIALPDGVKQSGYQFNQWEVGNNFLTYVWEGTDPKIWDLTKKHNDAAIKSKAVGFTFNVDPVKTELAAATNVINQYKVGLESGTLDPALTAEFNAKLKTAGLDKIIAEKQKQIDAWAKAAGK; from the coding sequence ATGGAAAAGAAATGGAAAAGAGCCAGTGGATTATTAAGTGTTGTTCTTGCAACGTCGACCTTGCTTTCAGCTTGTGGCAGCAGCACTAGCGATGATGGGAATAAATCAGCGACAGATAGCGCTAAGCCTGCGAATTCCAAGCCCTATGAAATCACGATGGCGTATATACAGCTAAATGATATGCCGGACTCGAATCTCGTGTCTGAGGCAATCAGCAAAATTACCAAAGAAAAAATCAATGCAACCGTTAAGCTGGTGCCTATCAGTATTTCCGCTTGGACGCAGCAAATGAATCTGATGCTCGCAGGAAGCGAGAAGCTGGATCTGATGGTCTCTTCCTCTATCATTGGCAACTTCGGCAGCCAAGTCGCGAAAGGTCAATTAGAGCCATTAGACGATTTGCTTAAGAAATATGGCAAAGGTCTTGTAGACACAGTTGGCATGGATTTAATTAATGGATCCAAGATCGACGGAAAAGTGTATGGGGTTCCAAGCTTAAGAGATATTGGGTCTGACAATGGCTTGATCATGAGGAAGGATTTGGTGGACAAGTACAAGATTGATTTGAGCAAAATCAAAACTTGGGCGGATCTGGATCCTGTGTTCCAAACGATCAAAGATAACGAGCCAGGACTGGCGCCTTTAGTACAGCAAACGAACACTGGTATGCCGGGAACCAATATGTACAACTCTATCGTGGATACATTAGGAGACAATCTGGGTGTACTTGCCGATCCGGGGAACAGCACCAAAATCGTGAATCTGTTCGAAACAAAGGAATTTACAGACGCTATTGCATTAGCTCGTAAATGGTATCAGGCAGGTTATATTATGAAAGATATCGCTACTTCGCAAGAGACGGGAGTTAACCTGGTCAAAGCGGGTAAGGCGTTCTCTTATACATCGAATATGAAGCCGGGCTTTGAGGCGCAGGAAACGAATTTGTCCGGAAAAGAAATGGTTGCTGTTCGATTGACGAAGCCTTTGCAAACGTCTGTTTCGATCACAGGCTTCATGATGTCGATCACGAAGAACAGTCAAGACCCTGAGAGAGCTATGCAATTCATGAACATGATGTACACGGACAAAGACATTGCCAACTTGGTCTCCCTGGGTATTGAAGGAAAGCACTATGTAAAAAAATCGGATAACATCATTGCGCTTCCAGATGGCGTTAAGCAAAGCGGTTACCAATTCAACCAGTGGGAAGTCGGCAATAACTTCCTGACCTACGTATGGGAAGGTACAGATCCGAAAATTTGGGATTTGACCAAAAAGCATAATGACGCTGCGATTAAATCGAAAGCAGTCGGCTTTACTTTCAACGTAGACCCGGTTAAAACAGAACTTGCTGCTGCGACTAACGTTATCAATCAATATAAAGTAGGTCTGGAAAGCGGTACATTAGATCCGGCATTGACAGCCGAGTTCAATGCGAAGCTCAAAACTGCGGGACTCGATAAGATCATCGCAGAGAAACAAAAACAGATTGATGCTTGGGCTAAAGCTGCAGGTAAATAA
- a CDS encoding helix-turn-helix domain-containing protein, whose amino-acid sequence MKQKIEYDNLIPINAYLWCPKPYPQPLHFHSSLEIGYCRGGRGHFIFENKLYEVRKGDVFIVNNTELHIAQSAQHDPSQYIFLNFDPSLFLEEDEKLLLPFAYRSERFENHIAGGTPLAQQIGVFIQQIYEELNAKADGYLTISRCKLLELGVILLRHYRSSFSKEQWVKMSSSQREIKEMMLFVKERFREPLQLTDVAAHLGWSNSRTSRLFKEHTGSSFLNYVTLLRISEAKKQLVTNLDSIADISFSSGFQSLASFYRAFNSSVGMSPQEYRKQFGVKQLF is encoded by the coding sequence ATGAAGCAAAAAATAGAATATGACAATTTAATTCCAATTAATGCGTATCTTTGGTGTCCAAAACCGTATCCGCAGCCTCTTCATTTCCATTCAAGCTTGGAAATTGGCTATTGCCGGGGAGGCAGAGGGCATTTTATTTTTGAAAATAAGCTTTATGAAGTACGCAAAGGTGACGTCTTTATTGTCAATAATACGGAGCTTCATATTGCACAATCGGCTCAGCACGATCCGAGCCAATATATTTTTCTTAATTTTGATCCGAGTCTCTTCCTTGAAGAAGATGAAAAATTATTACTGCCATTTGCCTATCGGTCTGAGAGATTTGAGAATCATATTGCAGGGGGAACACCACTTGCACAGCAAATTGGCGTATTCATTCAACAGATCTATGAGGAGCTAAACGCGAAAGCGGATGGTTATCTTACCATTTCCCGCTGCAAATTGCTGGAGTTGGGTGTTATTCTGCTTCGCCATTACAGGAGTTCGTTCAGTAAAGAGCAATGGGTAAAGATGTCCAGTTCGCAGCGTGAGATCAAAGAAATGATGCTATTTGTCAAAGAACGGTTTCGTGAACCCCTTCAGCTTACGGATGTTGCTGCTCATTTAGGTTGGAGCAACTCACGGACAAGCCGCCTTTTTAAGGAGCATACGGGCAGCAGCTTTTTGAATTACGTTACTTTGCTGCGTATTAGCGAAGCTAAGAAACAGCTTGTCACGAACCTTGATAGTATCGCAGACATTAGTTTTTCCAGCGGGTTTCAGAGCTTGGCGTCCTTCTATCGCGCCTTTAACTCCTCAGTCGGCATGTCCCCTCAAGAATATCGCAAACAATTTGGCGTTAAGCAATTATTTTGA
- a CDS encoding TrmH family RNA methyltransferase, translated as MSVQNARVKEWAQLLERRGRDKQGKYIIEGYHLVEEALRAGAPVETIMYSLEKGWPAGLAEQVTPSVEWVGVSQAVLEKCSDTQTPQGVLAVVTRPKLGMDELLAGEHDLVVVLDGVQDPGNLGTIIRSADAVGAKAVVLGRGTVDLYNPKTIRSTMGSMYHLPIVEADLLELLPRARERGVRLVTTSLQAQRSCYDTDLRQPTWLILGNEAKGVSPEVAAQSDVQVIIPMQGKAESLNVAMAATVLLFEASRQRLV; from the coding sequence ATGTCTGTTCAGAATGCCAGAGTCAAAGAATGGGCGCAGCTTTTAGAACGCCGGGGCAGGGATAAACAGGGGAAATATATCATTGAGGGTTACCATTTGGTCGAGGAAGCATTGCGTGCGGGAGCTCCAGTGGAGACCATCATGTATAGCTTGGAAAAAGGGTGGCCTGCTGGATTAGCTGAGCAGGTCACGCCATCTGTGGAATGGGTTGGCGTCAGCCAGGCTGTGCTGGAGAAATGCTCGGATACGCAGACGCCGCAGGGGGTTTTGGCCGTTGTGACACGGCCGAAGCTTGGCATGGACGAGCTGCTCGCCGGCGAGCATGATCTTGTCGTGGTCCTGGACGGCGTTCAGGACCCGGGCAACCTGGGCACGATCATCCGCAGCGCGGATGCCGTCGGGGCCAAGGCTGTTGTGCTCGGCCGCGGCACGGTCGATCTGTACAACCCCAAGACGATCCGCTCGACGATGGGATCGATGTATCATCTGCCGATTGTCGAGGCAGATCTGCTTGAGCTGTTGCCGCGCGCGCGTGAGCGCGGCGTGCGGCTTGTGACCACGAGTCTGCAGGCGCAGCGCTCGTGTTATGACACGGACCTGCGGCAGCCGACGTGGCTGATCCTCGGCAACGAAGCCAAGGGCGTGTCGCCGGAGGTCGCAGCGCAGTCGGATGTGCAGGTGATTATTCCGATGCAGGGCAAAGCGGAATCGCTGAACGTCGCGATGGCCGCGACGGTGCTGCTGTTTGAGGCTTCGCGGCAGCGGTTGGTCTAG
- a CDS encoding potassium channel family protein, with amino-acid sequence MLYYNHLRNLEDTPTVRKQFAIIGMGRFGSSVAKTLSQLGFEVLAIDHREETVQDVSAFVTHAVQADSTDEEALRALGIRNFDVVVVAIGEDIQASILTTLILKEMGIPTIIVKAVNDLHGKVLKKIGADKVVYPERDMGQRVAHHLISSNIIDYIELSADYSIVEIKVSKQMIGKSLKQLDIRAKYGCNVIAIKQNEQLIIPPSAEDPLRMDDILVIVGKNSDLQTFEVTFAE; translated from the coding sequence ATGTTATACTATAATCATCTTAGGAATTTGGAGGACACACCAACAGTGAGAAAGCAATTTGCGATTATTGGGATGGGAAGATTCGGGTCTAGCGTCGCTAAAACATTGTCACAATTAGGGTTTGAGGTCCTTGCTATTGATCATCGTGAAGAGACGGTTCAAGATGTCTCAGCATTCGTCACACATGCCGTTCAAGCTGATTCTACGGATGAGGAAGCGCTGCGTGCTCTAGGTATTCGCAATTTTGACGTTGTGGTTGTAGCTATTGGGGAGGATATTCAAGCGAGTATTCTGACTACATTAATCCTCAAAGAAATGGGCATACCTACGATTATAGTGAAAGCTGTCAATGATCTTCATGGAAAAGTGTTAAAGAAAATTGGCGCAGACAAAGTCGTTTATCCGGAAAGAGATATGGGACAGCGTGTGGCGCATCATCTGATCTCATCTAATATTATCGATTACATAGAGCTATCTGCCGATTACAGTATCGTTGAGATTAAGGTTTCCAAACAAATGATTGGTAAAAGCCTGAAACAGCTGGATATCCGGGCAAAATATGGCTGTAATGTCATTGCGATCAAACAAAATGAACAGCTGATTATTCCTCCAAGTGCGGAAGACCCGCTTAGGATGGACGATATTCTAGTTATTGTCGGAAAAAATTCAGATCTTCAAACTTTTGAAGTGACTTTTGCAGAGTAG
- the sspI gene encoding small acid-soluble spore protein SspI — MNITLRQAIVQRVQNKSNDELQEVIEDSIGGEERVLPGLGVLFEIIWQHSEANIQNQLVETLKDHLE; from the coding sequence ATGAACATCACCTTAAGACAGGCCATCGTCCAGCGAGTCCAGAATAAATCAAATGATGAGCTTCAAGAAGTTATTGAGGACTCCATCGGCGGAGAAGAACGGGTATTGCCAGGGCTTGGTGTGCTTTTCGAAATCATATGGCAGCATAGTGAAGCCAATATTCAAAACCAACTCGTAGAAACGCTCAAAGACCATCTCGAATGA
- a CDS encoding glycoside hydrolase family 3 C-terminal domain-containing protein codes for MNSKIQELISKLTLEEKAGLCSGLDFWHTKGIERLGIPSLMVTDGPHGLRKQKKDADHLGLHNSVPATCFPSAAGMASSWNRELIGKVGEALGKECQAEDVAVLLGPGANIKRSPLCGRNFEYFSEDPYLSSEMAANHIKGVQSQGVGTSLKHFAANNQEHRRMSTDAVIDERTLREIYLASFEGAVKQAQPWSVMCSYNQVNGEYASENAFLLTQVLRDEWGFEGFVVSDWGAVNERVKSLQAGLELEMPSSAGIGDAKIVAAVKSGELSEETLNVAVERMLTFIFKAADSRKTEAVYDPAAHHLLARKAAHESMVLLKNEGDILPLRKQGKIAVIGEFAKNPRYQGGGSSHVNPTTLDDALEEMMNVTGDGAQIIYSQGYKLDNDEIDEDLIREAKETAANADVAVLFVGLPDRYESEGYDRTHMAIPANHRALIEAVAEVQSNLIVILSNGSPVEMPWIGKAKAVLEGYLGGQSFGGAVADLLFGLANPSGKLAETFPVKLSDNPSFLNFPGEGDKVEYREGVFVGYRYYDTKEIEPLFPFGFGLSYTNFAYSDLQVDKTAIKDNETVTVQVTVKNTGDYAGKEIVQLYVKDVQSSVNRPQKELKGFQKIELQPGEQQTVTFVLDKRSFAYYNVQIGDWYVETGAFDILLGKSSRDIELRTTIEVESTVTLPGTYTRNSLIGDLMANPLTADKAKEFIGRFGFDALLGDNPDMLMAMMRYMPLRAMIGFGQGQYSEEMLADDLKNLNAVTEKVNVSSR; via the coding sequence ATGAATTCGAAAATCCAAGAACTAATTTCCAAACTGACGCTGGAAGAGAAGGCGGGCTTATGTTCAGGTTTGGATTTCTGGCATACGAAAGGTATAGAGAGGCTCGGTATCCCCTCACTTATGGTGACGGATGGTCCTCACGGCTTACGGAAACAAAAAAAAGATGCAGATCACCTTGGCCTTCATAATAGTGTACCTGCAACTTGCTTCCCTTCTGCTGCGGGAATGGCTTCCTCGTGGAATCGTGAGCTGATCGGCAAAGTAGGCGAGGCATTAGGGAAGGAATGTCAAGCGGAAGACGTTGCGGTCCTTCTTGGGCCGGGAGCCAATATCAAAAGGTCGCCTCTGTGCGGCAGAAATTTCGAATACTTCTCGGAGGATCCGTACCTTTCATCGGAAATGGCGGCCAATCACATCAAAGGCGTTCAAAGTCAGGGCGTTGGCACCTCACTTAAGCACTTTGCCGCCAATAACCAGGAGCATCGGAGAATGTCCACGGATGCTGTCATTGACGAGCGGACACTGCGGGAAATCTATTTAGCCAGCTTTGAAGGCGCTGTGAAGCAGGCACAACCGTGGAGCGTGATGTGTTCTTACAATCAAGTCAACGGTGAATATGCTTCGGAGAACGCATTTTTGCTGACACAGGTTTTGCGGGATGAATGGGGTTTTGAAGGTTTTGTTGTTTCAGACTGGGGTGCGGTTAACGAACGTGTAAAATCTCTTCAGGCTGGCTTGGAACTGGAAATGCCTTCAAGTGCAGGAATCGGAGACGCCAAGATTGTTGCGGCAGTGAAAAGCGGGGAGCTTTCGGAGGAAACGCTGAATGTTGCGGTTGAACGGATGTTGACCTTCATCTTTAAGGCTGCAGATAGCAGGAAGACAGAAGCTGTTTACGATCCGGCAGCACATCATTTGTTGGCACGAAAAGCTGCACATGAAAGCATGGTGCTTCTCAAGAATGAAGGGGATATTCTTCCGCTCCGCAAGCAAGGGAAGATTGCTGTCATCGGTGAGTTTGCCAAGAACCCGCGTTATCAGGGCGGCGGCAGCTCACATGTCAATCCGACCACGCTGGACGATGCGCTTGAAGAAATGATGAATGTCACAGGAGACGGCGCACAAATTATCTATTCGCAAGGCTACAAGCTGGATAACGATGAAATCGATGAAGATTTGATAAGAGAGGCAAAGGAAACAGCGGCGAATGCGGATGTGGCTGTTCTATTTGTCGGACTGCCGGATCGCTACGAATCGGAAGGGTATGACCGAACGCATATGGCCATTCCAGCCAATCATCGCGCACTGATCGAAGCGGTGGCGGAAGTTCAAAGCAACCTTATCGTTATTTTGAGCAACGGCTCGCCGGTAGAAATGCCTTGGATCGGCAAAGCGAAAGCCGTGTTGGAGGGATACCTGGGAGGGCAATCTTTTGGCGGTGCGGTAGCAGACTTGTTGTTTGGCCTCGCGAATCCAAGCGGCAAGCTTGCGGAAACGTTCCCTGTGAAACTAAGTGACAACCCATCCTTCTTGAATTTCCCGGGTGAGGGCGACAAAGTGGAATATAGAGAAGGCGTCTTTGTCGGTTACCGTTATTACGATACCAAAGAGATTGAGCCTTTATTCCCATTCGGATTCGGACTCAGCTATACCAATTTCGCATACAGCGATCTTCAGGTAGACAAAACAGCGATCAAAGATAATGAGACGGTTACCGTTCAAGTGACTGTGAAAAATACAGGGGACTATGCCGGAAAAGAAATCGTTCAACTCTACGTCAAAGACGTTCAGAGCAGCGTCAATCGTCCGCAAAAAGAGCTGAAAGGCTTCCAAAAAATCGAGCTGCAGCCAGGAGAACAACAAACTGTTACCTTTGTTTTGGATAAAAGATCTTTCGCTTACTACAACGTTCAAATCGGTGATTGGTATGTGGAAACCGGGGCATTTGACATCTTACTTGGAAAATCTTCGCGGGATATCGAGCTTCGCACAACGATTGAGGTCGAATCTACAGTCACTCTTCCGGGGACGTATACTCGCAACTCACTAATCGGCGATTTGATGGCAAATCCGCTCACGGCCGATAAAGCGAAAGAATTTATTGGGAGATTCGGCTTTGACGCTCTCTTGGGCGATAACCCGGACATGCTGATGGCTATGATGAGATATATGCCGCTGCGCGCAATGATTGGCTTTGGGCAAGGGCAATATTCCGAAGAGATGTTGGCTGACGATTTAAAAAACTTGAATGCCGTCACAGAAAAAGTAAACGTGAGTTCGCGATAA
- a CDS encoding glycoside hydrolase family 3 protein, producing MINLKTKPFHLDEAAIQWVNETLRELSLEEKVGQLFITVDLPFDTGDKKDLLGIRPGGVHVFGFSPHATKQHQAAIIRDLQKRSKVPLLVSGDLENGGQGGANDGTNLASNMQLAATNDPELATAFGAAIEVEGHAMGFNWVYGPVIDINYNYQNPIVNIRAFGDTPGIVEQTALPVMKAIQKNNRMAACVKHWPGDGMDDRDQHKVLTNNTLTMKEWRETYGRVYKSTIENGVKTVMSAHISLPSYYEELGITDVRTKHTPGSLSHELNTKLLREELGFNGLIISDATSMIGMTSFGRRKDIIPQCIASSVDMFLFTNDMQEDFQAMLRGVHDGVLTEERLNEAVTRILALKASLGLHLTHADERDLGVVGSAEHLQLAAEIASKSVTLVKDTQGLLPLTPQKHKRILLLAASDEASFFADKAATGDEFARMLSEEGFTVVREYNVKEEGNEIDAVVFLVQKSPGFMQNSMRLSPQETGGLFKWYPTQVPTLFISLGNPYTLYELPSMPTMINAYNATLAVQKEIIRCLIGKQPFQGESPIDAFCGLEWAKL from the coding sequence ATGATTAATCTGAAAACAAAACCGTTTCATTTGGACGAAGCAGCGATTCAGTGGGTCAACGAAACATTACGTGAATTATCCTTGGAAGAAAAAGTCGGTCAACTGTTTATTACCGTAGATCTTCCGTTTGATACTGGGGATAAAAAGGATTTGCTGGGTATTCGCCCAGGCGGAGTCCATGTATTTGGATTCTCCCCTCATGCAACGAAGCAGCATCAGGCAGCTATCATCCGTGACTTGCAAAAGCGCAGTAAAGTACCGCTATTGGTTTCCGGCGATCTTGAGAACGGAGGACAAGGCGGGGCAAACGATGGAACAAATCTGGCCTCAAATATGCAGTTGGCTGCGACAAACGATCCAGAACTTGCAACCGCGTTCGGAGCTGCAATTGAAGTTGAGGGTCACGCTATGGGGTTCAACTGGGTATACGGACCGGTCATTGACATCAATTACAACTATCAAAATCCCATCGTCAACATTCGCGCATTCGGCGATACGCCGGGTATCGTAGAGCAGACTGCTCTGCCTGTCATGAAGGCTATTCAGAAGAACAATCGGATGGCTGCCTGCGTGAAGCACTGGCCCGGTGACGGCATGGATGACCGAGATCAGCATAAGGTGCTGACGAATAATACATTAACGATGAAAGAGTGGCGCGAGACCTACGGCCGTGTGTATAAATCCACGATCGAGAACGGAGTCAAGACGGTCATGAGCGCTCACATTTCGCTGCCAAGCTATTATGAAGAATTAGGAATCACGGACGTAAGAACCAAACATACTCCGGGGTCCTTATCACACGAATTGAACACGAAGCTTCTGCGTGAAGAGCTCGGATTTAATGGACTTATCATTTCTGATGCCACATCGATGATTGGCATGACGAGCTTTGGCCGGCGTAAAGATATCATTCCTCAATGTATTGCATCGAGCGTTGATATGTTTCTGTTTACGAATGATATGCAGGAAGATTTTCAAGCTATGCTTCGAGGCGTCCATGACGGCGTGCTAACGGAGGAGCGGCTGAATGAAGCGGTCACTAGAATACTAGCGCTGAAAGCGTCACTTGGTCTTCATTTGACTCATGCGGATGAAAGGGATCTTGGAGTGGTGGGTTCTGCAGAACATTTGCAGTTAGCAGCGGAAATTGCGAGCAAATCGGTAACTCTGGTTAAGGATACACAAGGCCTCTTACCACTAACACCTCAAAAGCACAAGCGGATTTTACTATTAGCTGCTTCGGATGAGGCTTCCTTTTTTGCCGATAAGGCTGCAACGGGGGATGAATTCGCCCGGATGTTAAGTGAGGAAGGCTTCACGGTTGTTCGGGAATATAACGTAAAAGAAGAGGGCAACGAAATAGATGCGGTAGTCTTTCTTGTTCAGAAATCACCTGGATTCATGCAAAATTCCATGCGGCTTTCACCCCAGGAAACAGGCGGACTCTTCAAATGGTACCCCACACAGGTGCCGACCCTGTTTATCTCGCTGGGAAATCCGTACACACTTTATGAACTCCCGTCCATGCCTACGATGATAAATGCCTATAACGCTACTTTAGCCGTACAGAAGGAAATTATTAGATGTTTGATTGGCAAGCAGCCGTTTCAAGGAGAGTCTCCAATCGATGCTTTCTGCGGTCTTGAGTGGGCTAAGTTATAA
- a CDS encoding glycoside hydrolase family 78 protein has protein sequence MFKVKDLRCEYQVNPIGLDHKTPRISWRLQSSERAAVQSAYRIEVAEDADFQQPVWDSGKVDSDQSVHVELIGLQMAARKRYHYRVQAWNQHGLSSGWSDQANFETGFIDSSEWSAKWISAPPALTAGTDQVPMFRREFLIDSEVSAARVYASALGIYELELNGKRVGDHYFAPGWTSYKHRLQYQTYDVTELLSSGKNGIGALLGSGWYKGVLGWDGKNEHYGNRTALFIQIHIDYADGRQEVIVSDNSWKVSGSPILMSEIYDGETYDARLERPDWSRGDYDDSDWHPVDVIEQRKDILVAQENVPVRKIESIQPIELITTPMGETVIDMGQNMVGWIRFTVQGDAGQEVSIRHAEILDAEGNFYLDNIRKAKQTIRYVLKGGERETFEPHFTFQGFRYIRLVGFPEPIRLEDFTGIVLHSDMETTGEFTCSDPLVNQLQHNIRWGLKGNFLDVPTDCPQRDERLGWTGDAQVFARTSAYLSNVVPFFRKWLHDLKAEQAELDGGVPFVVPNVLSEKAQSASAWGDAAVIIPWTLYVCYGDKRVLEEQYESMKAWVEYIKRQGDNEYLWNSGFHFGDWLALDSRPDSYIGATARDFVATAYYAYSVSLVQKAAVVLGRSEEAGRYAELHTRILDAFTQEFVTPTGRLSVPTQTGQVLSLMFGLVEGDAKERAVHKLLELLEEEKFHLTTGFVGTPYLNHVLSDNGKSEFAYKLLLQQDYPSWLYQVTKGATTIWEHWDGIKPDGSFWSPDMNSFNHYAYGAIGDWLYRVVAGIDTDEQHTGYKRVIIRPMPGDGLTWAEGRIDTMYGEVSCRWSKSDGERLDIQVVIPPNTTAEIRLPYAPADGVTEGGTALKEAAGIWNIKAADMGVSLEAGSGQYSFSYVLTQPIPPLPEVKPFVFG, from the coding sequence ATGTTTAAAGTGAAAGATCTTCGTTGTGAATATCAAGTGAATCCGATTGGGTTAGATCACAAGACTCCCAGGATTAGCTGGCGATTGCAATCTTCAGAAAGAGCAGCGGTACAATCGGCTTACCGCATCGAAGTGGCAGAAGACGCGGATTTTCAACAGCCGGTTTGGGACTCTGGGAAAGTGGATTCAGATCAATCGGTTCACGTGGAATTAATAGGGCTTCAAATGGCTGCGCGTAAACGGTATCACTACCGCGTTCAAGCTTGGAATCAGCATGGGCTAAGTTCTGGCTGGTCTGATCAGGCTAACTTTGAAACCGGATTCATAGATTCTTCGGAGTGGTCGGCTAAATGGATCAGTGCTCCCCCAGCGCTGACAGCGGGCACCGATCAAGTTCCAATGTTTCGGCGGGAATTTCTCATTGATAGCGAAGTAAGCGCGGCCCGTGTCTACGCCTCAGCGCTTGGCATCTATGAGTTAGAGTTGAATGGGAAACGGGTGGGGGACCACTATTTTGCTCCGGGATGGACCAGCTATAAGCATCGTCTTCAATACCAAACTTATGATGTTACGGAACTGCTGAGCAGCGGAAAGAACGGAATTGGCGCTTTATTAGGCAGCGGCTGGTATAAAGGTGTTCTTGGATGGGACGGGAAAAACGAGCATTACGGAAACCGGACTGCGCTTTTCATACAAATCCACATTGATTATGCGGATGGCAGGCAAGAAGTTATCGTTTCTGATAATAGTTGGAAAGTGTCGGGAAGTCCGATCTTGATGTCGGAAATCTATGACGGTGAAACGTATGATGCGCGGCTGGAGCGGCCCGATTGGAGCCGTGGAGATTACGATGATAGTGACTGGCATCCTGTCGATGTGATCGAACAACGCAAAGACATTTTGGTGGCACAGGAGAACGTGCCTGTCCGTAAAATCGAGAGCATTCAACCTATCGAGCTTATCACGACACCCATGGGAGAAACGGTCATTGACATGGGTCAAAACATGGTCGGATGGATCCGGTTTACCGTGCAGGGGGACGCTGGTCAGGAGGTCAGCATCCGTCATGCCGAAATATTGGATGCTGAAGGCAACTTCTACTTGGACAACATCCGTAAAGCGAAGCAAACGATCCGCTATGTGCTCAAAGGAGGAGAGAGAGAAACTTTCGAACCTCATTTTACTTTCCAAGGTTTTCGGTATATCCGGCTTGTTGGGTTTCCAGAACCGATCCGTCTGGAGGATTTTACAGGTATCGTGCTGCACTCAGATATGGAGACAACGGGAGAGTTCACATGCTCCGATCCGCTTGTTAACCAGCTTCAGCATAATATTCGATGGGGGCTGAAAGGGAATTTCCTGGACGTTCCTACGGACTGCCCGCAAAGAGATGAGAGGCTGGGTTGGACAGGGGATGCTCAGGTGTTTGCCCGTACGTCCGCCTATTTGTCGAATGTAGTGCCTTTCTTCAGGAAGTGGCTGCATGATTTGAAGGCCGAGCAAGCGGAGCTTGACGGAGGCGTGCCGTTTGTAGTTCCCAATGTGTTGAGTGAGAAAGCGCAGTCCGCTTCCGCATGGGGAGATGCTGCGGTCATTATTCCGTGGACTCTTTATGTCTGCTATGGGGATAAGCGGGTGTTGGAAGAGCAGTACGAAAGTATGAAGGCATGGGTGGAGTATATCAAGCGCCAAGGCGACAACGAATACTTGTGGAATTCCGGCTTTCATTTCGGGGATTGGCTTGCATTGGATTCTCGACCAGACAGCTATATAGGAGCTACAGCGCGAGATTTTGTAGCAACGGCCTACTATGCTTATTCCGTGTCGTTGGTGCAGAAAGCAGCCGTGGTGCTTGGGAGGTCAGAGGAAGCGGGACGTTATGCAGAGCTGCATACGCGTATTCTCGATGCTTTTACACAGGAGTTCGTCACGCCAACTGGTCGCTTATCTGTGCCTACTCAGACGGGACAGGTGCTGTCCCTTATGTTTGGACTTGTCGAGGGCGATGCCAAGGAACGTGCCGTGCACAAGCTGCTTGAATTGCTCGAAGAGGAGAAGTTTCATCTAACTACCGGATTTGTCGGCACTCCTTATTTGAACCACGTGCTGAGCGATAACGGCAAATCGGAATTCGCTTATAAGCTGTTACTTCAGCAGGATTATCCATCTTGGCTGTATCAAGTGACCAAAGGCGCCACGACCATCTGGGAGCACTGGGATGGGATTAAGCCGGACGGCAGTTTTTGGAGTCCGGATATGAATTCCTTTAATCATTATGCTTACGGAGCCATTGGAGACTGGCTTTACCGTGTTGTTGCTGGAATTGATACGGATGAACAGCATACTGGCTATAAAAGGGTAATCATTCGCCCCATGCCTGGTGATGGCCTGACATGGGCAGAGGGGCGTATCGACACGATGTATGGGGAGGTTAGCTGCCGCTGGTCGAAATCGGATGGTGAACGATTAGACATTCAGGTGGTGATTCCGCCGAACACAACGGCTGAAATTCGCTTGCCTTACGCTCCGGCGGATGGTGTGACAGAAGGCGGAACAGCACTTAAAGAGGCAGCTGGTATTTGGAATATTAAGGCAGCTGATATGGGAGTGAGCTTAGAAGCGGGTTCGGGTCAATACAGTTTCAGCTATGTGTTGACACAGCCTATACCGCCGCTTCCGGAAGTGAAGCCGTTTGTTTTTGGCTAA